A window of Fictibacillus halophilus contains these coding sequences:
- a CDS encoding ABC transporter ATP-binding protein — translation MNVGKRLFQYALHYKKNFILGLLMLTVAIGAELTGPFIAKTMIDDHILGIERPWHQVDNKEEEAVKYDGNWYKRSDHFDPGEDKGKEIRVIQVKRDYFVVPNKIAFDGERKASNKEVTISFKGKSETYSADKLSTSETFAFYKPEIAGIMKLTMIYLGLLVFAAFFQYGQRYMLQRSSNLVIKKLRQDVFAHVQRVAITYFDNQPAGKIVSRITNDTEAIKELFINVLANFFTGIIYLTGIFIALFLLDVKLATICLILVPILVVWIIVYRKFASKYNHKIRSTLSDINGMINESINGMTIIQAFKRQKETSEEFETMNKEYFTFQNKLLSLNAMTGHNLVLLLKNLAFMAFIWHFGGQALGVGSVISIGVLYAFVDYLNRMFHPVTGMVNQLAQLEQALVSAERVFVLMDEPGQKVTESEIDRYKGNVEFQDVTFSYVEGEPVLKNIAFEANQGETVALVGHTGSGKSSIMNLLFRFYDIKQGKIMIDGQDIMQLSKQELRQHMGIVLQDPFLFTGTITSNVSLDNPEITREQVEKALTDVGAMPFINNLPKGLDEPVIEKGSTLSSGQRQLISFARALAYNPAILILDEATASIDTETEAVIQEALDVLKRGRTTFIIAHRLSTIKSADQILVLDRGVIVERGSHDDLMKEKGRYFQMYQLQQGKTETRAVS, via the coding sequence ATGAACGTTGGAAAACGCCTGTTTCAATACGCACTTCACTATAAAAAGAACTTTATTCTCGGGCTTCTGATGCTTACTGTTGCCATTGGAGCGGAGCTGACTGGACCATTTATCGCCAAGACGATGATCGATGACCATATTCTTGGCATTGAGCGGCCATGGCATCAAGTAGATAATAAAGAAGAAGAAGCAGTGAAATACGATGGGAACTGGTATAAACGAAGCGATCATTTTGATCCTGGAGAAGATAAAGGAAAAGAAATACGTGTTATACAAGTTAAAAGAGACTATTTCGTTGTACCAAACAAAATAGCTTTTGATGGTGAACGAAAAGCGAGTAACAAAGAGGTGACGATTTCTTTTAAAGGAAAGTCAGAAACCTATTCGGCAGATAAACTAAGTACGAGTGAAACATTTGCTTTTTATAAGCCAGAGATCGCTGGAATCATGAAACTGACAATGATTTACTTAGGCCTTCTCGTTTTTGCAGCATTCTTTCAGTATGGTCAGCGCTATATGTTGCAGCGCTCATCTAATCTGGTTATCAAGAAGCTCCGTCAAGATGTGTTTGCCCACGTTCAGCGTGTAGCGATTACGTATTTTGATAATCAGCCTGCTGGGAAAATTGTTTCTCGTATCACGAATGATACGGAAGCGATCAAAGAATTATTTATTAACGTACTAGCAAACTTTTTTACAGGAATCATCTATCTGACAGGGATATTTATCGCGTTGTTCTTGCTGGATGTTAAGCTTGCAACAATCTGTTTGATCCTTGTACCAATTCTCGTTGTCTGGATCATTGTTTACAGAAAGTTTGCGTCTAAATACAATCATAAGATTCGTTCTACGCTGAGTGACATTAACGGAATGATAAACGAATCGATTAACGGTATGACCATTATTCAAGCCTTTAAAAGGCAAAAAGAGACTTCAGAAGAATTTGAAACGATGAACAAAGAATATTTCACCTTTCAAAATAAGCTCTTAAGCCTTAACGCGATGACGGGACATAACCTTGTGTTGTTATTAAAGAACCTTGCGTTCATGGCATTCATCTGGCACTTTGGTGGGCAGGCACTTGGCGTGGGTTCTGTTATTTCAATCGGTGTTCTGTATGCCTTTGTAGATTATTTGAACCGTATGTTCCATCCTGTAACAGGTATGGTGAATCAGCTTGCACAGCTTGAGCAGGCACTTGTATCTGCAGAGCGAGTATTTGTTCTGATGGATGAGCCTGGACAGAAAGTGACTGAATCTGAGATCGATCGATATAAAGGGAATGTAGAGTTTCAAGATGTGACGTTCAGTTACGTAGAAGGCGAACCAGTCCTTAAAAATATTGCTTTTGAAGCAAATCAAGGTGAGACAGTGGCGCTTGTCGGTCATACGGGTTCTGGGAAAAGTTCAATCATGAATCTGTTGTTCCGTTTCTATGACATTAAACAGGGGAAAATCATGATCGATGGCCAAGACATCATGCAGCTTTCTAAACAGGAGCTTCGTCAGCATATGGGTATCGTTCTACAAGATCCGTTCTTGTTTACAGGAACAATTACATCCAACGTGAGCTTAGATAATCCAGAAATCACGCGGGAACAAGTTGAAAAGGCACTTACAGATGTAGGAGCAATGCCGTTTATCAACAACTTGCCCAAAGGATTGGATGAACCGGTTATTGAAAAAGGAAGTACCCTTTCTTCTGGTCAGCGCCAATTGATTTCTTTTGCAAGAGCGTTAGCATACAATCCTGCTATCTTAATTCTTGATGAAGCAACGGCAAGTATAGATACAGAAACAGAAGCTGTGATTCAAGAGGCACTTGATGTGTTGAAGAGAGGAAGGACTACTTTCATTATTGCACACAGACTTTCTACGATTAAGAGTGCCGATCAAATTCTGGTTCTCGATCGTGGTGTGATCGTAGAACGCGGCAGTCATGACGATTTGATGAAAGAAAAGGGACGTTATTTCCAGATGTACCAGCTTCAACAAGGAAAAACGGAAACACGAGCAGTAAGCTAA
- a CDS encoding globin-coupled sensor protein: MASILSILTKKKSTTAVLDPIDNLKEDVKIIISPNSEWQKQLNMISLTVDDLAIIRSIKPFISENISEIVHRFYMNIEHVPGLMEIIQKHSSVNKLQVTLIKHIQEMFDGVIDTAYIEQRKVIAHIHFKIGLEPKWYICSFQDMLLSFLSILDKHIDNKEEYQLAVKAVTKLLNFEQQIVLEAFELEQVKQREQHEEQKKQIAVSVGDSVEELASISEETSAALEELTSKADEVVVFAKNTAESAVQVSNNSLAGKNKLDDHQQMILKVKDQSEQITAELINLEQATVKINDVVDIVTAIAEQTNLLSLNAAIEAARAGEAGKGFSVVAHEVRKLADQTKTSVSGVSELVKNTHKRIEAVTQSVESIHNYINDSVSEATEISDFFVAILSKMDESTDRSGKLEREVEVMAEVIEELSHAVGQIAVSADSLTNVTKSMQQE, encoded by the coding sequence TTGGCATCTATTTTAAGCATTTTAACAAAAAAGAAGAGTACGACAGCAGTACTTGATCCTATTGACAACCTTAAAGAAGACGTAAAAATCATAATATCCCCTAACAGTGAGTGGCAGAAGCAATTAAACATGATTTCCTTAACAGTGGATGATTTAGCAATCATTCGGTCGATCAAACCGTTCATCTCTGAGAACATAAGTGAGATTGTACACCGGTTTTATATGAATATCGAACATGTTCCTGGCTTGATGGAAATTATTCAAAAACACAGCTCAGTTAATAAGCTTCAAGTGACATTGATTAAGCACATACAAGAAATGTTTGATGGGGTTATCGATACAGCATACATAGAGCAAAGAAAAGTGATTGCCCACATCCATTTTAAAATTGGTCTCGAACCTAAATGGTATATCTGTTCTTTTCAGGATATGCTGCTATCCTTTTTATCTATTTTGGACAAACATATTGATAACAAAGAAGAGTATCAACTTGCTGTTAAAGCAGTAACGAAGCTCTTGAATTTTGAGCAGCAGATTGTCCTAGAAGCTTTTGAATTAGAGCAAGTAAAACAAAGGGAACAACATGAAGAGCAAAAAAAGCAGATTGCGGTATCTGTTGGTGATTCTGTAGAAGAGTTAGCGAGTATCTCAGAAGAAACGAGTGCTGCTCTAGAAGAGTTAACGTCAAAGGCTGATGAAGTGGTCGTTTTTGCAAAGAACACAGCAGAATCAGCCGTACAGGTATCCAATAATTCGTTAGCAGGTAAGAACAAGCTAGACGATCATCAACAAATGATTCTAAAAGTAAAAGACCAATCAGAGCAAATTACAGCTGAATTAATCAACTTGGAACAAGCAACAGTAAAAATTAACGATGTTGTAGACATCGTAACAGCGATTGCTGAACAGACGAACCTTCTTTCTCTTAACGCAGCGATAGAAGCTGCTAGAGCAGGAGAAGCTGGAAAAGGATTCTCCGTCGTCGCTCATGAAGTTCGAAAGTTAGCAGATCAAACAAAGACCTCTGTTTCAGGTGTTTCAGAACTTGTAAAGAATACGCACAAACGAATTGAAGCTGTAACTCAATCCGTTGAAAGTATTCACAATTATATAAACGATAGTGTAAGTGAAGCTACGGAAATATCAGATTTCTTTGTAGCCATTCTTTCTAAGATGGATGAGAGTACGGATCGAAGCGGAAAGCTCGAAAGAGAAGTAGAAGTGATGGCAGAAGTTATAGAAGAGTTGAGTCACGCTGTAGGTCAGATTGCGGTTTCAGCAGATTCGTTAACAAATGTTACGAAAAGCATGCAACAAGAATAA
- a CDS encoding GDYXXLXY domain-containing protein, translating to MIKKRGWMIAALLQVLFLLFIVGSYYSIDYFGKEIKIKTVPVDPRDLLYGDYVTLHYDISTAPLKSYEGDAAELERGNHKAYVVLQPNKEGYYVINKVYSEKPKVTENQVLLTAKAEKVWGEGSFNQIQLTYGFERYYVQENTGKELEQQARDMDVIISVAPWGAHKIVELNP from the coding sequence CTTCTGCAAGTTCTTTTCCTGCTCTTTATCGTAGGAAGTTATTACAGCATCGATTATTTTGGAAAAGAGATCAAGATTAAGACCGTTCCCGTCGATCCAAGAGACCTTTTGTATGGTGACTATGTGACACTTCACTATGATATTAGTACAGCTCCTCTCAAGAGTTATGAAGGAGATGCAGCTGAACTCGAACGCGGTAATCATAAAGCTTATGTTGTTCTGCAACCAAATAAAGAAGGATATTATGTCATTAATAAGGTTTATTCAGAAAAACCCAAAGTAACGGAAAATCAGGTTTTATTAACAGCGAAAGCTGAAAAAGTCTGGGGTGAAGGCTCCTTCAATCAAATCCAGCTTACTTATGGATTTGAGAGGTACTATGTTCAGGAGAACACGGGAAAAGAACTTGAACAGCAAGCAAGAGACATGGATGTTATCATAAGTGTTGCACCTTGGGGAGCTCATAAAATTGTGGAGCTGAACCCTTAA